In one Myotis daubentonii chromosome 1, mMyoDau2.1, whole genome shotgun sequence genomic region, the following are encoded:
- the THBS1 gene encoding thrombospondin-1: protein MGLTWGLCVLFLVHVCGSSRIPESGGDSSVFDIFELTGAARKGSGRRLVKGPDPSSPAFRIEDANLIPPVPDDKFQDLVDAVRAEKGFLLLASLRQMKKTRGTLLAVERKDHSGQVFSVVSNGKAGTLDLSLTVQGKQHVVSVEEALLATGQWKSITLFVQEDRAQLYIDCEKMENAELDAPIHSIFTRDLASIARLRIAKGGANDNFQGVLQNVRFVFGTTPEDILRNKGCSSSTNAILTLDNNVVNGSSPAIRTNYVGHKTKDLQAICGISCDELSSMVLELRGLRTIVTTLQDSIRKVTEENKELATELRRPPLCYHNGVQYRNNEEWTVDSCTECRCQNSVTICKKVSCPIMPCSNATVPDGECCPRCWPSDSADDGWSPWSEWTSCSATCGNGIQQRGRSCDSLNSRCEGSSVQTRTCHIQECDKRFKQDGGWSHWSPWSSCSVTCGDGVITRIRLCNSPSPQMNGRPCEGEARETKACTRDACPVNGGWGPWSPWDICSVTCGGGVQTRSRLCNNPTPQFGGKDCVGDVLENQICNKQDCPIDGCLSNPCFAGTKCTSYPDGSWKCGACPPGYGGDGIHCEDIDECALVPDACFSHNGEHRCENTDPGYNCLPCPPRFSGPQPFGRGVEQATANKQVCKPRNPCTDGTHDCNSNAKCNYLGHYSDPMFRCECKPGYAGNGIICGEDSDLDGWPNEDLVCVANATYHCKKDNCPNLPNSGQEDYDKDGIGDACDNDDDNDNIPDDRDNCPFHYNPAQYDYDRDEVGDRCDNCPYNHNPDQADTDNNGEGDACAVDIDGDGILNERDNCQYVYNVDQKDTDMDGVGDQCDNCPLEHNPDQLDSDSDLIGDTCDNNQDIDEDGHQNNLDNCPYVANANQADHDKDGKGDACDHDDDNDGIPDDRDNCRLVPNPDQKDSDGDGRGDACKDDFDHDSVPDIDDICPENFDISETDFRRFQMIPLDPKGTSQNDPNWVVRHQGKELVQTVNCDPGLAIGYDEFNAVDFSGTFFINTDRDDDYAGFVFGYQSSSRFYVVMWKQITQSYWDPHPTRAQGYSGLSVKVVNSTTGPGEHLRNALWHTGNTPGQVRTLWHDPRHIGWKDFTAYRWRLSHRPKTGFIRVVMYEGKKIMADSGPIYDKTYAGGRLGLFVFSQEMVFFSDMKYECRDS, encoded by the exons ATGGGGCTCACCTGGGGACTCTGTGTCCTGTTcctggtgcatgtgtgtggcTCCAGCCGCATTCCAG AGTCTGGGGGAGACAGCAGCGTGTTTGACATCTTCGAACTCACCGGGGCTGCCCGCAAGGGCTCTGGGCGCCGACTGGTGAAGGGTCCGGACCCCTCCAGCCCCGCCTTCCGCATCGAGGACGCCAACCTGATCCCCCCTGTGCCTGACGACAAGTTCCAAGACCTAGTGGACGCCGTGCGTGCGGAGAAAGGTttcctcctcctggcctccctgagGCAGATGAAGAAGACCCGAGGCACCCTGCTGGCGGTGGAGCGGAAGGACCACTCTGGCCAGGTCTTCAGCGTGGTCTCCAATGGCAAAGCGGGCACCCTGGACCTGAGCCTGACCGTGCAGGGGAAGCAGCATGTGGTGTCGGTGGAAGAAGCACTCCTGGCCACCGGCCAGTGGAAGAGCATCACCCTGTTTGTGCAGGAGGACAGGGCCCAGCTGTACATTGACTGCGAGAAGATGGAGAATGCTGAGCTAGACGCCCCCATCCACAGCATCTTCACCAGGGACCTGGCCAGCATCGCCAGACTCCGCATAGCAAAAGGGGGCGCCAACGACAATTTCCAG GGGGTGCTGCAGAACGTGAGGTTCGTCTTTGGAACCACACCAGAAGACATCCTCAGGAACAAGGGCTGCTCCAGCT CTACAAATGCCATCCTCACCCTTGACAACAACGTGGTGAATGGGTCCAGCCCCGCCATCCGCACCAACTACGTTGGCCATAAGACAAAGGACCTGCAAGCCATCTGCGGCATCTCTTGTGATGAGCTGTCCAGCATGGTCCTGGAGCTGAGGGGCCTGCGCACCATCGTGACCACGCTTCAGGACAGCATCCGCAAAGTG ACCGAAGAGAACAAAGAGCTGGCCACTGAGCTGAGGAGGCCGCCCCTCTGCTACCACAACGGAGTCCAGTACAGGAATAACGAGGAATGGACCGTTGATAGCTGCACCGAGTGCCGCTGTCAG AACTCAGTTACCATCTGCAAAAAAGTGTCCTGCCCCATAATGCCCTGCTCCAATGCCACGGTTCCTGATGGAGAATGCTGCCCACGGTGTTGGC CCAGCGACTCTGCGGACGATGGCTGGTCCCCGTGGTCCGAGTGGACCTCCTGCTCCGCGACCTGTGGCAACGGGATCCAGCAGCGCGGTCGCTCCTGCGATAGCCTCAACAGCCGGTGCGAGGGCTCCTCCGTGCAGACGCGGACCTGCCACATCCAGGAGTGCGATAAGAGAT TTAAGCAGGATGGCGGCTGGAGTCACTGGTCCCCGTGGTCATCTTGCTCTGTGACGTGCGGCGATGGCGTGATCACCAGGATCCGGCTCTGCAACTCTCCCAGCCCCCAGATGAACGGGAGGCCTTGCGAAGGCGAAGCCCGGGAGACCAAAGCCTGCACGCGGGACGCCTGCCCTG TCAACGGAGGCTGGGGTCCCTGGTCACCGTGGGACATCTGCTCCGTCACCTGTGGAGGAGGGGTGCAGACACGGAGCCGGCTCTGcaacaaccccaccccccagtttgGAGGCAAGGACTGCGTTGGCGATGTGCTGGAGAACCAGATCTGCAACAAGCAGGACTGTCCCATTG ATGGATGCCTGTCCAACCCCTGCTTCGCTGGGACCAAGTGTACCAGCTACCCTGACGGCAGCTGGAAGTGCGGTGCTTGTCCCCCGGGCTACGGCGGAGATGGCATCCACTGCGAAGACATTGATGAG TGCGCCCTGGTGCCTGACGCCTGCTTCAGTCACAACGGAGAGCACAGGTGCGAGAACACAGACCCCGGTTACAactgcctgccctgcccgccgCGCTTCTCCGGCCCGCAGCCCTTCGGCCGGGGCGTGGAGCAGGCCACCGCCAACAAGCAG GTGTGCAAACCCCGCAACCCTTGCACGGATGGGACCCACGACTGCAACAGTAACGCCAAGTGCAACTACCTGGGCCATTACAGCGACCCCATGTTCCGCTGCGAGTGCAAGCCCGGCTACGCGGGCAACGGCATCATCTGCGGGGAGGACTCCGACCTGGACGGCTGGCCCAACGAGGACCTGGTGTGCGTGGCCAACGCAACCTACCACTGCAAGAAG GATAATTGCCCCAACCTTCCCAACTCAGGGCAGGAAGACTATGACAAGGACGGAATCGGCGATGCCTGCGATAATGACGATGACAATGATAACATTCCAGATGACAGG GACAACTGTCCGTTCCATTACAACCCAGCCCAGTATGACTACGACCGAGATGAGGTGGGAGACCGCTGTGACAACTGCCCCTACAACCACAACCCCGATCAGGCCGACACAGACAACAACGGGGAAGGAGACGCCTGCGCCGTCGACATCGACGGGGATG GAATCCTCAATGAACGAGACAACTGCCAGTATGTCTACAATGTGGACCAGAAGGACACCGACATGGATGGGGTTGGAGATCAGTGTGACAACTGCCCTCTGGAACATAATCCAGATCAG cttgACTCTGACTCGGACCTCATTGGAGACACCTGTGACAACAATCAGGATATTGATGAAGATGGCCACCAGAACAACCTGGACAACTGTCCCTATGTAGCCAACGCCAACCAGGCCGACCATGACAAAGACGGCAAGGGAGACGCCTGTGACCATGACGATGACAATGACGGCATTCCTGACGACAGGGACAACTGCAGGCTCGTGCCCAATCCCGACCAGAAGGACTCCGATG GTGATGGTCGAGGTGATGCTTGCAAAGATGATTTTGACCATGACAGTGTGCCAGACATCGATGACATCTGTCCTGAAAACTTTGATATCAGTGAGACTGATTTCCGCCGATTCCAGATGATTCCTCTGGATCCCAAAGGGACATCCCAGAACGACCCTAACTGGGTGGTACGCCATCAGGGGAAAGAGCTCGTCCAGACGGTCAACTGTGATCCTGGACTTGCCATAG GTTATGATGAGTTCAATGCTGTGGACTTCAGCGGCACCTTCTTCATCAACACCGATAGGGACGATGACTATGCCGGATTTGTGTTTGGCTACCAGTCCAGCAGCCGCTTCTATGTTGTGATGTGGAAGCAGATCACCCAGTCCTactgggacccccaccccacaagGGCTCAGGGATACTCGGGCCTTTCTGTGAAAGTCGTGAACTCCACCACCGGGCCTGGCGAGCACCTGCGGAATGCGCTGTGGCACACGGGGAACACCCCTGGCCAG gtGCGCACCCTGTGGCACGACCCTCGTCACATTGGCTGGAAAGATTTCACCGCCTACAGATGGCGTCTCAGCCACAGGCCCAAGACTGGTTTCATTCG GGTGGTGATGTATGAAGGGAAGAAAATCATGGCTGACTCGGGACCCATCTATGACAAAACCTACGCTGGTGgccggctagggctgtttgtcTTCTCCCAAGAGATGGTGTTCTTCTCCGACATGAAATACGAATGCAGAG